Proteins encoded together in one Nocardioides marinisabuli window:
- a CDS encoding bacterial proteasome activator family protein: protein MPASALNLATAQDDDDDEAGERSITELVEQPAKVMRIGSMIKQLLEEVKAAPLDEASRQRLKGIHQASIAELEDGLAPELVEELDRLSLPFTEDGIPSEGELRIAQAQLVGWLEGLFHGIQTAIYAQQMAAKAQFEQMRRSLPAGPGGHGHPGQPGQPGQGGDPGVQPGDSGGMYL from the coding sequence ATGCCGGCCTCCGCGCTCAACCTGGCCACCGCGCAGGACGATGACGACGACGAGGCCGGGGAGCGCTCCATCACCGAGCTGGTCGAGCAACCCGCCAAGGTGATGCGCATCGGCAGCATGATCAAGCAGCTGCTCGAGGAGGTGAAGGCCGCTCCTCTCGACGAGGCCAGCCGCCAGCGGCTCAAGGGCATCCACCAGGCCTCGATCGCCGAGCTCGAGGACGGCCTGGCCCCCGAGCTCGTCGAGGAGCTCGACCGGCTCTCCCTGCCCTTCACCGAGGACGGCATCCCCAGCGAGGGCGAGCTGCGCATCGCCCAGGCCCAGCTGGTGGGCTGGCTCGAGGGGCTCTTCCACGGCATCCAGACCGCGATCTACGCCCAGCAGATGGCCGCGAAGGCGCAGTTCGAGCAGATGCGCCGCAGCCTGCCCGCCGGTCCCGGCGGCCACGGCCACCCCGGTCAGCCCGGTCAGCCCGGCCAGGGCGGGGACCCCGGCGTCCAGCCCGGCGACTCCGGCGGCATGTACCTCTGA
- a CDS encoding NAD(P)H-quinone oxidoreductase → MRAVVADGSGGPEILSVAELPDPIPGPGEVLVEVAAAGLNRADLLQRQGFYPPPPGVSEVIGMECSGTVAALGEGVEGWAVGDEVCCLLAGGGYASYVVVPAGQVMPVPAGVDLVTAAALPEVAATVWSNVFMVAGLRPDESLLVHGGAGGIGTFAIQLAHAMGARVLTTGGTPEKLAFCRELGADVAIDYREQDFVEVVRESTDGGVDVVLDNMGAKYLARNVDALALEGRLVVIGMQGGTKAELDLGVLLRKRGAVIATSLRSRPVEDKSAICAAVVEHVWPLVADGSVRPVVHGTMPLEQVREAHELMGSGSHTGKILLTL, encoded by the coding sequence ATGCGTGCTGTCGTCGCCGACGGGTCCGGCGGACCCGAGATCCTGTCCGTGGCCGAGCTCCCCGACCCGATCCCCGGGCCGGGCGAGGTGCTGGTGGAGGTGGCCGCGGCCGGCCTCAACCGCGCCGACCTGTTGCAGCGCCAGGGCTTCTACCCGCCGCCGCCCGGCGTCTCCGAGGTGATCGGCATGGAGTGCTCCGGCACCGTCGCGGCGCTCGGCGAGGGCGTCGAGGGCTGGGCGGTGGGCGACGAGGTCTGCTGCCTGCTCGCCGGCGGCGGCTACGCGTCGTACGTCGTGGTGCCGGCCGGGCAGGTGATGCCGGTGCCCGCGGGCGTCGACCTGGTCACGGCCGCGGCGCTGCCCGAGGTGGCGGCGACGGTGTGGTCCAACGTGTTCATGGTGGCCGGCCTGCGCCCCGACGAGTCGCTGCTGGTGCACGGCGGCGCCGGTGGCATCGGGACCTTCGCCATCCAGCTCGCCCACGCGATGGGCGCCCGGGTCCTCACCACCGGCGGCACCCCGGAGAAGCTGGCGTTCTGCCGCGAGCTCGGCGCCGACGTGGCCATCGACTACCGCGAGCAGGACTTCGTCGAGGTGGTGCGCGAGAGCACCGACGGCGGTGTCGACGTGGTCCTCGACAACATGGGGGCCAAGTACCTGGCCCGCAACGTCGACGCCCTCGCCCTCGAGGGACGCCTCGTGGTCATCGGCATGCAGGGCGGCACCAAGGCCGAGCTCGACCTCGGCGTGCTGCTGCGCAAGCGGGGCGCGGTCATCGCCACCTCGCTGCGCTCGCGCCCGGTCGAGGACAAGTCAGCGATCTGCGCCGCGGTCGTCGAGCACGTGTGGCCGCTGGTCGCCGACGGGTCGGTGCGTCCGGTCGTGCACGGCACGATGCCGCTCGAGCAGGTGCGGGAGGCGCACGAGCTGATGGGCTCGGGGTCGCACACCGGCAAGATCCTGCTCACCCTGTAG